Proteins encoded together in one uncultured Desulfosarcina sp. window:
- a CDS encoding DUF2892 domain-containing protein encodes MKSNVGRTERIVRIIAGLVFFVLGAGYWWGFYWIAAVVFFTGLISWCPIWSVLKISSCKDTEEEEIPVNSVSTDKDKRIRERRFK; translated from the coding sequence ATGAAAAGCAATGTCGGCAGGACGGAACGAATTGTCCGCATCATCGCCGGCCTGGTGTTTTTCGTACTGGGAGCCGGGTACTGGTGGGGCTTTTATTGGATTGCGGCCGTTGTCTTTTTTACCGGCCTGATCTCCTGGTGCCCGATCTGGTCTGTCCTGAAAATTTCCAGCTGCAAAGATACGGAGGAGGAAGAAATTCCCGTCAATTCCGTGAGCACCGACAAGGACAAGCGCATCCGCGAACGGCGATTCAAATAA
- a CDS encoding acetate uptake transporter: MANETPVGNPGVVGLAGFGITTMLLQFHNVGWCGVGPIVSMGFVFGGLAQLIAGYQEFKCGNNFGYSAFVSYGAFWISLGVIFMLNHFNIYHASTTDVGWFLVAWTIYTAILWIPAMRIHGAMATTFTLLLIGFILLDLAHFGYPALTKVAGYELMLCAASALYMMAHVIYAQVFGRDVLPVGDPWIKPKK, from the coding sequence ATGGCAAACGAAACGCCGGTTGGCAATCCGGGGGTGGTCGGTCTGGCGGGTTTCGGCATTACGACAATGTTGTTACAGTTCCACAACGTGGGATGGTGCGGGGTCGGCCCCATCGTCTCCATGGGTTTTGTCTTCGGGGGACTGGCCCAATTGATCGCCGGATATCAGGAATTCAAATGCGGGAACAACTTCGGGTATAGCGCCTTCGTATCCTATGGTGCGTTCTGGATCTCGCTGGGCGTTATTTTCATGCTCAACCACTTCAACATCTATCACGCCAGCACCACGGATGTCGGGTGGTTTCTGGTGGCCTGGACGATTTACACGGCTATTTTGTGGATACCCGCCATGCGGATCCACGGCGCCATGGCAACGACATTTACCCTGCTGCTGATCGGCTTCATCCTGCTGGACCTGGCCCATTTCGGTTATCCCGCCTTAACGAAAGTCGCCGGGTACGAATTGATGCTGTGCGCCGCATCGGCCCTCTACATGATGGCTCATGTGATTTATGCCCAGGTTTTCGGAAGGGATGTACTCCCCGTGGGCGATCCCTGGATCAAGCCTAAAAAGTAA
- the corA gene encoding magnesium/cobalt transporter CorA, with protein MSRFPHRALKKVGSSPGTLVHVGERKLDKVRLSVMRYTAASLIERPIDEIEEGLDLVEKGAATWINVDGTHDVALMENIGRRQGIHPLTLEDVLNTTLRPKSEVFDDYMFVVLKMLHYNTDEESIASEQISLILGENILISFQEAPGDVFDPVRDRIRKGKGRIRGYGCDYLAYALIDAIVDHYFVILDHVGRRLEQMEESIDDHPDASLLDEIHAVRRELIYLRKQVWPLRDIISLLLKEESPFFSDATRLFIRDVYDHTIQTIDTIESFRDILSGLQDLYLSIISNRMNEVMKVLTVIATIFIPVTFIAGIYGMNFTHMPELDWRWGYPLFWVVVVALVGGMIFFFRKKRWL; from the coding sequence ATGTCCCGTTTCCCCCACAGAGCCTTGAAAAAAGTCGGCAGTTCTCCCGGAACCCTGGTCCACGTGGGCGAGCGGAAGCTCGACAAGGTCCGCCTGTCCGTGATGCGCTACACGGCCGCCAGCCTGATTGAGCGCCCTATCGACGAGATCGAAGAAGGGCTGGACTTGGTCGAAAAAGGCGCCGCCACCTGGATCAATGTCGATGGCACCCATGACGTAGCCTTGATGGAGAACATCGGCAGGCGGCAGGGCATTCATCCGCTGACCCTGGAAGATGTGCTCAACACCACCCTGCGTCCCAAGTCCGAAGTGTTCGATGACTACATGTTTGTGGTGCTGAAAATGCTGCACTACAACACCGACGAGGAGTCAATCGCTTCCGAGCAGATCAGCCTGATCCTCGGGGAGAATATCCTGATCTCTTTTCAAGAGGCCCCCGGCGATGTATTCGATCCGGTTCGCGACCGCATCCGCAAGGGCAAAGGCCGGATTCGCGGCTACGGCTGCGATTACCTTGCCTATGCGCTGATCGACGCCATCGTGGACCACTATTTCGTCATCCTCGACCATGTGGGCCGGCGGCTGGAGCAGATGGAAGAAAGCATCGACGATCACCCCGACGCCAGCCTGCTCGATGAAATCCACGCGGTCCGAAGGGAGCTGATCTACCTGAGAAAACAGGTTTGGCCGCTGCGCGACATCATCTCCCTGCTGCTCAAGGAGGAGTCGCCTTTTTTCAGCGATGCCACGCGCCTGTTCATCCGCGACGTATACGACCACACCATCCAGACCATCGATACCATCGAATCGTTCCGGGATATCCTCTCCGGCCTGCAGGACCTGTACCTTTCCATCATCAGCAACCGCATGAACGAAGTGATGAAGGTGCTGACCGTCATCGCCACCATCTTCATTCCGGTTACTTTCATCGCCGGCATCTACGGCATGAATTTTACGCACATGCCCGAACTGGACTGGCGCTGGGGATATCCGCTGTTCTGGGTCGTGGTGGTCGCCCTCGTTGGCGGCATGATCTTCTTTTTCCGGAAAAAACGGTGGCTGTAA
- a CDS encoding transporter substrate-binding domain-containing protein: protein MKFLLGIIVCIFGMTYLAEAQELTVLTTTWAPYSYEENGNITGLATKIVRAVLKKAEISADINHYPWKRAIITAGDEKNILIYPLIRTPERETNFVWVAPVFNAEICLFRLKKRKDIVLTSLGDAKKYTIGVLRGAAMHQHLLSRGFEDGKQLVVLGSNRKIAELLFRERIDLAADNPLVLSYETKQLGYPIHESEKVLQLFEDEAYMAFGKGSSNDYVNRLKEAFEDLRADGTLEAIYKKY, encoded by the coding sequence ATGAAATTTTTACTCGGAATCATCGTCTGCATATTTGGAATGACCTATCTGGCAGAAGCCCAGGAACTCACGGTCCTGACGACCACGTGGGCGCCGTATTCCTACGAAGAAAATGGCAACATCACCGGTTTGGCTACGAAAATCGTCAGAGCGGTTCTGAAGAAAGCGGAAATAAGCGCGGATATCAATCACTACCCCTGGAAAAGGGCGATCATAACCGCCGGAGATGAAAAAAACATCCTGATTTACCCACTGATTCGAACGCCTGAAAGGGAAACGAATTTTGTGTGGGTGGCTCCGGTGTTCAACGCTGAAATTTGTCTGTTTAGATTGAAAAAACGCAAAGACATCGTCCTCACTTCCCTTGGGGATGCAAAAAAATATACCATTGGCGTCCTTCGTGGGGCGGCGATGCATCAACACCTGCTTTCCCGTGGCTTTGAAGATGGGAAACAGCTTGTTGTGCTGGGTTCGAATCGCAAAATCGCGGAACTGCTTTTCAGGGAAAGAATCGATCTGGCGGCCGACAATCCGCTCGTCCTCAGTTATGAGACCAAACAGCTGGGGTATCCGATCCATGAATCGGAAAAGGTTTTACAGTTGTTCGAAGATGAAGCCTACATGGCCTTCGGCAAGGGCAGTTCGAATGATTATGTAAACCGCCTGAAAGAAGCATTCGAGGATCTCAGGGCGGACGGAACCCTGGAGGCCATTTACAAAAAATACTGA
- a CDS encoding phosphate-starvation-inducible PsiE family protein, with protein MMTRWLRTFEHTIIRALILMMAVIILISTIELGYLLVKDIVSPPIFFFEIDELLELFGFFLLILIGVELLETIKAYLQDKVVHSEVVLEVALIAIARKVIILDLKEYDTTVLIGIAAMILAIAGAYYILRRKLRIDLSANCDVPQGEKEESK; from the coding sequence GAGCACACGATCATTCGGGCGCTTATTTTGATGATGGCGGTCATTATTTTGATCTCCACTATCGAACTGGGCTATCTTCTTGTAAAAGATATTGTCAGCCCTCCGATTTTCTTCTTCGAAATCGATGAACTGCTCGAACTGTTCGGATTTTTTCTGCTGATTCTCATCGGCGTTGAACTGCTGGAAACCATCAAGGCCTATCTACAGGACAAAGTCGTGCACTCCGAGGTCGTTCTTGAAGTCGCCCTGATTGCCATCGCCCGCAAAGTGATCATATTAGATCTCAAAGAATATGACACCACCGTACTGATCGGTATCGCCGCAATGATTCTGGCCATTGCGGGTGCCTACTATATCTTGCGGCGCAAACTGCGAATCGACCTCTCCGCCAATTGTGACGTCCCGCAGGGAGAGAAAGAAGAGTCGAAGTGA
- a CDS encoding cache domain-containing protein, whose product MKKISIVAICLIVGFLSGNAGAEEWATKEECVVKCHEAAALINSKGLDAAIKEISDPKGAFVWKDSYVFLMNLDGKMLAHPFRPELTKQEHVLLMTDPTDKALFVHFVNLARKVGHGWVEYMWPKPGKTTPSKKLSYIYRVPGQDVFVGAGVYVGGMMY is encoded by the coding sequence ATGAAGAAAATTTCTATCGTTGCGATTTGCCTGATTGTCGGTTTTCTGTCCGGCAACGCAGGCGCGGAAGAATGGGCGACCAAGGAAGAATGCGTGGTCAAATGCCATGAAGCGGCGGCCCTGATCAATTCCAAAGGATTGGATGCCGCAATCAAGGAAATATCCGATCCTAAGGGGGCCTTCGTATGGAAGGATTCCTATGTGTTCTTGATGAACCTGGATGGGAAAATGCTGGCCCATCCTTTCCGGCCGGAACTCACCAAACAGGAGCATGTCCTGCTGATGACCGATCCGACCGATAAGGCCCTGTTCGTGCATTTTGTCAACCTCGCCCGCAAGGTGGGGCATGGATGGGTCGAGTACATGTGGCCCAAGCCCGGGAAAACAACGCCGTCCAAAAAGCTGAGCTATATCTACCGGGTTCCCGGTCAGGATGTTTTTGTGGGTGCGGGGGTGTATGTCGGCGGCATGATGTATTGA
- a CDS encoding universal stress protein: MEKKVLVAVDDSRHSESAIRYAAGLHETVSPIKYVLFHVEPTISQYLLDEARTKPSARRELDRLMKKSHEAARALLEKDRSLMISLGVAEADVQSVSLPRKFGVAKDILEYGTALLYDAIIVGRRGISGLAETFVGSVSTNIVDNSQLLPIWLVDEKGPSRSVMAAVDGSASSLRAVDHLAFIFSGNPDVAISFFHIAPRLADFCPIDFSETETSSLEAVIQEGDKACIDRFYAHALKKLKEAGIEESQVHIDSRQGGFKVGKAVLDAFRKGKFGTLVVGRRGMDKKFFTGSVSRYLVNRFSNGSLWVVP; this comes from the coding sequence ATGGAAAAAAAAGTGCTGGTCGCCGTGGACGATTCGCGGCATTCGGAAAGTGCGATTCGTTATGCAGCCGGCCTGCATGAAACGGTGTCGCCGATCAAGTACGTCCTTTTTCATGTGGAGCCCACCATTTCCCAGTACCTGCTGGACGAGGCCAGGACCAAGCCCAGTGCCCGCCGCGAACTGGACCGGCTGATGAAAAAAAGCCATGAGGCGGCCCGGGCGCTGCTGGAAAAGGACCGATCCCTGATGATTTCCCTGGGGGTTGCCGAAGCGGATGTGCAGTCCGTTTCGCTGCCCCGAAAATTCGGCGTGGCCAAAGACATCCTGGAGTACGGCACGGCCCTGCTTTACGACGCCATCATCGTCGGGCGGCGGGGGATTTCCGGTCTGGCGGAAACCTTTGTCGGCAGCGTCAGCACCAATATCGTAGACAATTCCCAACTGCTTCCCATCTGGCTGGTGGACGAAAAGGGGCCCTCGCGTTCGGTCATGGCCGCCGTCGATGGATCGGCAAGTTCGCTGCGGGCGGTGGATCATCTGGCCTTTATCTTCAGCGGCAACCCGGACGTTGCCATCTCCTTTTTCCACATCGCTCCCCGGCTGGCCGACTTCTGCCCCATCGATTTTTCGGAAACCGAAACCTCTTCGCTCGAAGCTGTCATCCAGGAGGGGGATAAAGCGTGCATCGACCGGTTTTATGCCCATGCCCTGAAAAAACTCAAGGAGGCCGGGATCGAAGAAAGCCAGGTTCACATCGATTCCCGGCAGGGGGGCTTCAAAGTAGGAAAAGCCGTACTGGATGCCTTTCGCAAAGGGAAATTCGGCACCCTGGTCGTCGGAAGACGGGGAATGGATAAGAAGTTTTTTACCGGCAGCGTCAGCCGTTATCTGGTGAACCGTTTTTCCAACGGATCGCTCTGGGTCGTTCCCTGA
- a CDS encoding universal stress protein, whose protein sequence is MIRRILVGLGGTPFSKVSTRCATELARLHQAQTTGVTIVDLSKMGKVGPVPAGAGFYAKRMRERQFQVTREGIEAAVAAFKEHCGNQKVVCRRIAYEQKDPFTAMIAEARYNDLTIFGLRSIFDYGFTSDPDKAIVKLISQGVRPILAVAETYRPVKKALVAYSGSMESAKAIRHFLHLKPWPDVTLHLVHFRESTEPEPHLLKDAADFCMAHGFEVHTDQVDGQARKDLLPFAQQIDADLIVMGNSVHKTLRKQLLGDTVLEAIKSADRPLFLSQ, encoded by the coding sequence ATGATCAGAAGAATCCTGGTTGGACTCGGCGGGACTCCTTTCTCGAAGGTGAGCACACGGTGCGCAACGGAACTGGCGCGCCTGCACCAGGCCCAGACCACCGGTGTGACCATCGTGGATCTCAGCAAAATGGGCAAAGTCGGTCCGGTACCGGCCGGCGCCGGCTTCTATGCCAAACGGATGCGCGAAAGGCAGTTCCAGGTCACCCGCGAGGGCATCGAAGCGGCCGTTGCCGCATTCAAAGAGCACTGCGGAAATCAGAAAGTGGTCTGCCGGCGCATCGCATACGAACAGAAGGACCCGTTTACCGCCATGATCGCCGAAGCGCGCTACAACGACCTGACCATATTCGGACTGCGCAGCATATTCGATTACGGGTTTACCAGCGACCCGGACAAGGCCATCGTCAAACTGATCTCCCAGGGGGTGCGGCCGATTCTGGCCGTGGCCGAAACCTACCGACCCGTTAAAAAAGCCCTGGTGGCCTACAGCGGCTCAATGGAATCGGCCAAAGCCATCCGTCACTTCCTGCACCTGAAACCCTGGCCGGACGTCACCCTGCACCTGGTGCACTTCAGGGAAAGTACCGAGCCGGAGCCCCACCTGCTCAAGGATGCCGCCGATTTTTGCATGGCCCACGGCTTCGAGGTGCATACCGATCAGGTCGATGGTCAGGCGCGTAAAGATCTTTTGCCCTTTGCCCAACAAATCGATGCCGATCTGATCGTGATGGGCAACAGTGTCCATAAAACCTTGAGGAAACAACTGCTCGGCGACACGGTTCTGGAAGCCATCAAGTCGGCCGACCGCCCCCTCTTCCTGTCCCAATAA